The Rattus rattus isolate New Zealand chromosome 1, Rrattus_CSIRO_v1, whole genome shotgun sequence genome includes a region encoding these proteins:
- the LOC116886211 gene encoding 60S ribosomal protein L36-like — translation MCVTVTSKMEREVFLSGRHRNAAAMALRYLMAVGLNKGHKVTKNVSKPRHSRRRGRLTKHTKFVRDMIREVCGFAPYERCSMELLKVSKDKRALKFIKKRVGTHIRAKRKRKELSNVLVAMRKAAAKKD, via the coding sequence ATGTGTGTCACCGTCACctcaaaaatggaaagagaagtctTCCTGTCTGGCCGCCATCGGAATGCTGCAGCCATGGCCCTGCGCTACCTCATGGCCGTGGGCCTCAACAAAGGCCACAAAGTGACGAAAAACGTCAGCAAGCCTAGACACAGCCGCCGCCGCGGGCGCCTCACCAAGCACACCAAGTTCGTGCGAGATATGATCCGGGAGGTGTGCGGCTTCGCGCCCTACGAGCGGTGCTCCATGGAGCTGCTCAAGGTGTCCAAGGACAAGCGAGCCCTCAAGTTTATCAAGAAGAGGGTGGGCACGCACATCCGCgccaagagaaagaggaaggagctgagcaACGTGCTGGTAGCCATGCGGAAGGCTGCGGCCAAGAAGGATTga